One genomic region from Geoalkalibacter sp. encodes:
- the ccsB gene encoding c-type cytochrome biogenesis protein CcsB, with product MFSDQIFNYTTLAYFIAMVLYISFIATKNKNVGLGGNIAAWIGFGLNTLAIGWRWYESKSLGYGHAPLSNLYESVVFFAWSILLIYLLMDLKYKQRAVGAFVMPFAVLGMAWAQMMPDHSKSIQPLVPALQSNWLTYHVITCFIGYAGFAIACGASIMYLIKVGKEEKSGGANTPAGGILSMFPSARVLDDINYKAIMIGWPMLTLGIVTGAAWANYAWGTYWSWDPKETWSLIVWFIYAAFLHARFTRGWVGRKAAWLSIIGFGATLFCYLGVNLVLSGLHSYGGG from the coding sequence ATGTTCAGTGACCAGATTTTCAACTACACGACCCTCGCCTACTTCATCGCGATGGTTCTGTACATCTCTTTTATCGCCACCAAGAACAAGAATGTCGGCCTGGGCGGCAACATCGCCGCCTGGATCGGCTTTGGCCTCAACACCCTGGCCATCGGCTGGCGCTGGTACGAGTCGAAGAGCCTCGGCTACGGCCATGCGCCCCTCTCCAACCTCTACGAGTCGGTGGTCTTCTTCGCCTGGTCGATCCTGCTCATCTACCTGCTCATGGACCTCAAGTACAAACAGCGCGCCGTGGGCGCCTTCGTCATGCCCTTCGCCGTGCTCGGCATGGCCTGGGCGCAGATGATGCCCGACCACAGCAAGTCCATCCAGCCCCTGGTGCCGGCCCTGCAGAGCAACTGGCTGACCTACCACGTCATCACCTGCTTCATCGGCTACGCCGGTTTCGCCATCGCCTGCGGCGCCTCCATCATGTACCTCATCAAGGTCGGCAAGGAGGAAAAAAGCGGCGGCGCCAACACTCCGGCGGGCGGCATTCTCTCCATGTTCCCCAGCGCCCGGGTGCTTGACGACATCAACTACAAGGCGATCATGATCGGCTGGCCCATGCTGACCCTGGGTATCGTCACCGGCGCCGCCTGGGCCAACTACGCCTGGGGCACCTACTGGAGCTGGGACCCCAAGGAAACCTGGAGCCTCATCGTGTGGTTCATCTACGCCGCTTTCCTGCACGCGCGCTTCACCCGCGGCTGGGTGGGGCGCAAGGCCGCCTGGCTCTCCATCATCGGCTTCGGCGCCACCCTTTTCTGCTACCTGGGCGTCAACCTGGTGCTCTCGGGCCTGCACTCCTACGGCGGCGGGTAA
- a CDS encoding Crp/Fnr family transcriptional regulator, with protein sequence MKPVVPDVDEAVATLADPCNDGVCRERLCGRMKAELRSFRFLAEEELDEVAGYFECRQVRAGQYLWREGERGRFAAFVISGRVEVSKLTEFGGNPIVVGVYSRGALVGELALLEDAPRSESALALDHVDLILLSAQSLARMLDERPRLAARLLKGMLLTVARRLSRAHERLAAIF encoded by the coding sequence ATGAAGCCGGTTGTGCCCGATGTCGACGAGGCGGTTGCGACCCTTGCCGATCCCTGCAATGACGGAGTCTGCCGCGAGCGGTTGTGCGGCCGCATGAAGGCCGAACTGCGCTCGTTTCGTTTTCTCGCCGAGGAGGAACTCGACGAGGTCGCGGGCTATTTCGAGTGCCGCCAGGTGCGGGCCGGGCAGTACCTGTGGCGCGAAGGGGAGCGGGGGCGTTTTGCCGCCTTCGTCATTTCCGGGCGGGTCGAGGTGAGCAAGCTGACCGAATTCGGCGGCAATCCCATCGTCGTCGGGGTGTACAGTCGCGGCGCGCTGGTCGGAGAGCTGGCGTTGCTCGAAGACGCACCGCGCAGCGAGTCGGCCCTGGCCCTGGATCATGTGGATCTCATCCTGCTGTCGGCGCAAAGTCTCGCGCGCATGCTTGACGAGCGCCCGCGCCTTGCGGCGCGGCTGCTCAAGGGCATGCTCTTGACTGTGGCGCGGCGCCTGAGCCGGGCACATGAGCGGCTGGCCGCGATCTTCTGA
- a CDS encoding dihydrofolate reductase, whose amino-acid sequence MSELASHHPEKIILAAVAENGVIGRDGRLPWHLPDDLRHFRRLTLGQTLIMGRATFLGIGRPLDQRLNLVVSRSLAPQPGIRVCRSFAAALAEGQNAGRTIFFIGGAEIYRQALPVADRMILSRIHGRFVGDTLFPAFSEKDWRLEKEELGSRFDLLTYVRRP is encoded by the coding sequence ATGAGCGAACTTGCCTCGCACCATCCGGAAAAAATCATCCTCGCCGCCGTGGCGGAAAACGGCGTGATCGGCCGCGACGGACGCCTGCCCTGGCACCTGCCGGACGATCTGCGCCATTTTCGCCGCCTGACCCTCGGCCAGACCCTCATCATGGGCCGCGCGACCTTTCTCGGCATCGGCCGGCCCCTCGACCAGCGCCTGAATCTGGTGGTCAGCCGCAGCCTCGCCCCGCAGCCGGGCATCCGTGTTTGTCGCAGCTTCGCGGCGGCCCTGGCCGAAGGGCAAAACGCCGGACGCACCATCTTTTTCATCGGCGGCGCCGAGATTTACCGCCAGGCCCTGCCGGTCGCCGATCGCATGATCCTCTCGCGAATCCACGGCCGCTTCGTCGGCGACACCCTGTTTCCCGCCTTCAGCGAAAAAGACTGGCGGCTGGAAAAAGAGGAACTCGGCTCTCGGTTCGACCTGCTCACCTACGTGCGCCGCCCCTGA
- a CDS encoding alpha/beta hydrolase: MTLSEELLNHPLIAARYFFPRPDRVAQPFWVQSGDARLACSYHRPFPQGRTLIHFHGNGEVAADWEEILPQALEALGLNCLLAEFRGYGASDGRPQLGFMLDDVGAVIAAAEAPPERLILFGRSVGSLFAVHGVSLYPEIGGLILESGVADVLERLLLRLSPRELGVTPEQLGGAVAARLDQRRKMEGYGGATLVMHARGDSLVDVSHGERLYQWAAGPKRLRIFERGDHNNILFVNQREYFAEIAAFVAGLDDQSPKKDLGRGFSG, encoded by the coding sequence ATGACGTTGTCCGAGGAACTGCTCAATCACCCCCTGATCGCCGCGCGTTATTTTTTCCCGCGGCCCGATCGCGTGGCGCAACCATTCTGGGTGCAAAGCGGCGATGCACGGCTGGCTTGTTCCTACCATCGCCCATTTCCCCAGGGGCGCACGTTGATTCATTTTCACGGCAACGGCGAGGTGGCGGCCGACTGGGAGGAGATCCTGCCCCAGGCGCTGGAAGCTCTCGGCCTCAACTGTCTGCTGGCCGAGTTTCGCGGCTACGGCGCCTCGGACGGGCGTCCGCAATTGGGTTTCATGCTGGATGACGTGGGCGCGGTCATTGCCGCGGCCGAGGCGCCGCCCGAGCGCCTGATTCTCTTTGGCCGCTCCGTGGGCTCGCTCTTTGCGGTGCATGGGGTTTCGCTGTATCCCGAGATCGGCGGGCTGATTCTGGAGAGTGGGGTGGCCGACGTGCTGGAGCGGCTGCTCCTGCGCCTGAGCCCCCGGGAACTGGGCGTGACGCCCGAGCAGTTGGGAGGAGCAGTGGCCGCCCGCCTCGATCAGCGGCGCAAGATGGAAGGCTATGGGGGGGCGACCCTGGTCATGCACGCCCGCGGCGACAGTCTGGTCGATGTGTCGCACGGCGAGCGGCTTTACCAGTGGGCCGCCGGTCCCAAGCGCCTGCGCATCTTCGAGCGCGGCGATCACAACAACATCCTGTTCGTCAATCAACGGGAGTACTTCGCCGAAATCGCGGCGTTTGTCGCGGGGCTGGACGATCAATCCCCAAAAAAAGACCTGGGACGCGGATTTTCCGGATAA
- the pcnB gene encoding polynucleotide adenylyltransferase PcnB: MTPLADAPEPAATLPIIIPRAEHGISRKQIDEETLKVMYRLHRNGYKAYLVGGGVRDLLLGRRPKDFDVGTDATPDQVKSLFRNCFLVGRRFRLAHVRFGRDKVVEVATFRRKAEAGDLPENPEDHFAFQENVFGTPREDAFRRDFTINALFYDIESFSIIDYVGGLEDLAARRLRVIGNPLERFTEDPVRMLRALEFCARLEFSLDDEVRQGIYSCAQLIAEAAPARIREELLGLSRHAVIGAVLRNAAAMGLLEPLLGGYQGDEDSFALLERLDRRTRESGPPPEPFLLAALYLSRFLRACPPSREAPVTEVVRLAGLVLAPHCGYFSIARAISHQARELLLGVYRLARGRRQRGERRLLTHPMTPWSLELLACWSEVTGDYRDLVSNWRDALSGKEAPAKAPADAAPKRRRRPRRRKPRGDKQPSA; encoded by the coding sequence ATGACACCTTTGGCCGACGCACCCGAACCCGCAGCCACTCTCCCGATCATCATCCCGCGCGCCGAGCACGGCATTTCCCGCAAGCAGATCGACGAGGAAACCCTCAAGGTCATGTACCGCCTGCACCGCAACGGGTACAAGGCCTATCTGGTGGGCGGCGGTGTGCGCGATTTGCTGCTGGGGCGGCGGCCCAAGGATTTCGACGTCGGCACCGACGCCACCCCCGATCAGGTCAAGAGCCTGTTTCGCAACTGCTTTCTCGTCGGGCGGCGTTTTCGCCTGGCCCACGTGCGTTTCGGTCGCGACAAGGTGGTGGAGGTCGCCACCTTCCGCCGCAAGGCCGAAGCGGGCGATCTGCCGGAAAACCCCGAGGATCATTTCGCCTTTCAGGAAAACGTCTTCGGCACGCCGCGGGAAGATGCCTTTCGCCGCGACTTCACCATCAACGCCCTGTTCTACGACATCGAGAGTTTCAGCATCATCGACTATGTGGGCGGCCTGGAGGATCTCGCCGCGCGGCGCCTGCGCGTGATCGGCAATCCCCTGGAGCGCTTCACGGAAGATCCGGTGCGCATGCTGCGCGCCCTGGAGTTCTGCGCGCGCCTGGAATTCAGTCTGGACGATGAGGTGCGCCAGGGCATCTACAGTTGCGCCCAACTCATTGCCGAGGCTGCTCCGGCGCGCATCCGCGAGGAACTCCTGGGTCTGTCGCGCCACGCCGTGATCGGCGCGGTGTTGCGCAACGCCGCCGCCATGGGCCTGCTCGAACCCCTGCTGGGCGGGTATCAGGGCGACGAGGACAGCTTCGCCCTGCTCGAACGCTTGGATCGGCGCACGCGCGAGAGCGGGCCGCCGCCCGAGCCGTTTCTCCTCGCCGCGCTCTATCTGAGCCGCTTCCTGCGCGCCTGCCCGCCGAGCCGCGAAGCTCCGGTCACCGAGGTGGTGCGCCTCGCCGGCCTGGTGCTCGCGCCGCACTGCGGTTATTTCAGCATCGCCCGCGCCATCTCGCATCAGGCACGCGAACTGCTGCTCGGCGTCTATCGCCTGGCTCGTGGGCGCCGTCAGCGCGGCGAACGGCGCCTTCTCACCCACCCCATGACGCCCTGGTCTCTGGAACTTCTGGCCTGCTGGAGCGAAGTGACCGGCGATTACCGTGATCTGGTCAGCAATTGGCGCGACGCCCTGAGCGGCAAGGAAGCGCCCGCCAAAGCCCCGGCGGACGCCGCTCCCAAACGCCGTCGCCGCCCACGGCGGCGCAAGCCGCGCGGAGACAAACAGCCGAGCGCCTGA
- the miaA gene encoding tRNA (adenosine(37)-N6)-dimethylallyltransferase MiaA, translating to MNPCNLLVVLGPTASGKTRLGVELARRLGGEILSADSRQVFRGMDLGSGKDLAEYGEVPYHLIDIREAGGEFSVFDFQQAFWAAFADICARGRLPVLVGGTGLYLDAVLRGYRLKEVPENPRLRAELADLDGAALSARLQRLRPAQHNTTDLLERERLVRAIEIAEGEKAVASALPPLPEIHPLVFGLRWERALLRARIARRLRERLAQGLVEEVARLHAAGIPWERLDYYGLEYRFIARHLRGQLSHADMERQLAVAIGQFAKRQETFFRRMERQGVVVHWLDGAGDVLGQALAHLNPG from the coding sequence ATGAACCCGTGCAATCTGCTCGTCGTCCTCGGTCCCACCGCTTCGGGCAAGACCCGTCTGGGCGTTGAACTGGCGCGGCGGCTGGGGGGAGAAATTCTCTCCGCCGATTCGCGTCAGGTGTTTCGCGGCATGGATTTGGGCAGCGGCAAGGATCTGGCCGAATACGGCGAGGTTCCTTATCACCTCATTGATATCCGCGAAGCGGGGGGCGAATTCAGCGTCTTTGATTTTCAGCAGGCGTTTTGGGCCGCTTTTGCCGACATTTGCGCCCGGGGCCGTCTTCCGGTTCTGGTGGGCGGCACCGGCCTCTATCTCGATGCGGTGCTGCGCGGCTACCGCCTGAAGGAAGTCCCCGAAAATCCCCGCCTGCGCGCCGAACTTGCCGATCTTGACGGGGCCGCGCTCAGCGCGCGCCTGCAACGGCTCAGGCCCGCGCAGCACAACACCACCGATTTGCTGGAGCGCGAGCGGCTGGTGCGGGCCATCGAAATCGCCGAGGGGGAAAAAGCCGTCGCTTCGGCTCTGCCTCCGCTACCCGAGATCCATCCCCTGGTCTTCGGCCTGCGCTGGGAACGCGCCCTGCTGCGCGCGCGCATCGCCCGACGCCTGCGCGAGCGCCTGGCTCAGGGCCTGGTCGAGGAAGTGGCCCGCCTGCACGCCGCGGGCATCCCCTGGGAGCGCCTCGATTATTACGGTCTTGAATACCGCTTCATCGCCCGCCATCTGCGCGGGCAACTGAGTCATGCCGACATGGAGCGGCAACTGGCCGTCGCCATCGGTCAATTCGCCAAGCGCCAGGAGACCTTCTTTCGTCGCATGGAACGCCAGGGCGTGGTGGTCCACTGGCTCGACGGCGCCGGTGATGTCCTGGGGCAGGCGCTGGCCCATCTGAACCCTGGCTAG
- a CDS encoding DEAD/DEAH box helicase produces the protein MTHIVPSTETPLVGALRELPVSSLYTLGGKDQLIAALRLCQVHAVRPPEWARGRTQLSVDVVDEQVREVTLALKDGRIDTQCECRLTGPRACAHRLAALLTLKKALSPQTVSGWNADARQLENIRTALLAAPKTRAVSQPAARKKTPAKRAAAPKTAAAEFSVVLTPRFGMVAIEVARNGSAVAPYARGVPKPLQPLLESPWLSRAHPEAVLCALLDQRGMEWPVQVRDDRGKLRPLRIEPPETRQGLLCLDAREDGLHVARVLDDGSRLGGNLLWLGSWAADVEQERLVRVRRPEIWSLWPSLMEAAEPLTGKEGYRIPWKNFYGLEFLSEAHISTLDECLLHVDGVPQVPAPTLLTDYQVDITLSADDEAQLLAGTRHGSCKLILDPRALSLFTEDYFERTSAPLRALKRRRVLYETFFAARRAATKTERQRILREAIAGPDFRKRVLVREAREHLENLVTLDRHSSRHLNVIDGRWVLLERDRDREAQLLELLYRRFGDQALRGALVPGEFHLKRKALFAALPDLVAELSACGVELRLGGRPARPAQLDINIATTAKDIDWFELRPEIRCEGALLDESLWRQALAEGIFAAGGQLHLLTDRDREALRILAGLGDDKARKRRELVRVPRLHILDLLALRKLGATLRLDPEDEAILNRLENFDGLPCVQLPKLQAALRDYQQRGYEWLSFLYQHKFGACLADDMGLGKTIQAISLLAALHQQCLPARAGEAPHLVVVPPSLLFNWESEITRFAPDLRTLVYRGLERSTDFSGVDVVLTSYEIVRRDIEALAAIDFHVLIFDEAQAVKNVHAAVTGAVRRLRGAFKLALTGTPVENHLGEYWSIIDLVLPGLLGPYRRFGNGRGETDQAELRLLIARTRPFVLRRTKEKIAAELPDKVEIDLHLDLTDEQKILYQNTVAAVRAEVAAAWREHNTAQARITTLAALTRLRRLCLDPRLGGGKAATGEAPKITALCEHLEELQAEGHSTLVFSQFTSFLDLVEPALHQRNIPFVRLDGGTPVTQRRKLVETFQNSREPLVFLLSLKAGGRGLNLTRATYVVHLDPWWNPAVENQASDRAHRIGQTRKVTVLRLLMRHTVEEKMMLLKERKQRLFQALLDEGRDGGGVPLTREDFEFLVGE, from the coding sequence ATGACCCACATCGTCCCTTCGACCGAAACACCCCTCGTCGGCGCCCTGCGCGAGCTGCCCGTGAGCAGTCTCTACACCCTGGGCGGAAAAGATCAGCTGATCGCCGCCCTGCGCCTGTGCCAGGTCCATGCCGTGCGTCCCCCCGAGTGGGCGCGCGGGCGCACCCAGCTCAGCGTCGATGTGGTCGACGAACAGGTGCGCGAAGTCACCCTGGCGCTCAAGGACGGCCGCATCGACACCCAGTGCGAATGCCGCCTGACCGGCCCACGCGCCTGCGCGCACCGCCTGGCCGCCCTGCTCACCCTCAAGAAGGCTCTCTCCCCCCAAACGGTCAGCGGCTGGAACGCCGATGCGCGCCAACTGGAAAACATTCGCACGGCCCTGCTCGCAGCGCCCAAGACCCGCGCCGTATCCCAACCGGCCGCGCGCAAGAAAACCCCGGCCAAGCGCGCGGCGGCGCCCAAAACCGCGGCGGCGGAGTTTTCCGTGGTGCTCACCCCGCGCTTCGGCATGGTCGCCATCGAGGTCGCGCGTAACGGCAGCGCCGTTGCGCCCTACGCGCGCGGCGTCCCCAAGCCCCTGCAGCCGTTACTGGAATCGCCCTGGCTGAGCCGCGCGCACCCCGAGGCAGTGCTCTGCGCCCTGCTCGATCAGAGGGGCATGGAATGGCCGGTTCAGGTGCGCGACGATCGGGGCAAGCTCAGGCCGCTGCGCATCGAACCGCCCGAGACCCGCCAGGGACTGCTGTGCCTTGATGCCCGCGAGGATGGCCTGCACGTCGCACGGGTGCTCGACGACGGCAGCCGCCTGGGCGGCAACCTGCTGTGGCTGGGTTCCTGGGCGGCCGACGTCGAACAGGAGCGGCTCGTGCGGGTCAGGCGCCCCGAAATCTGGTCCCTATGGCCCAGCCTGATGGAAGCCGCCGAACCCTTGACGGGGAAAGAGGGTTACCGCATTCCCTGGAAGAACTTTTACGGCCTGGAATTTCTCTCCGAGGCGCACATCTCGACCCTCGACGAATGCCTGCTGCATGTCGACGGCGTCCCACAGGTTCCGGCGCCGACCCTGCTGACCGACTACCAGGTGGACATCACCCTGTCCGCCGACGACGAGGCGCAACTGCTCGCAGGCACCCGCCACGGCTCCTGCAAGCTGATTCTCGACCCGCGCGCCCTCAGTCTGTTCACCGAGGACTATTTCGAGCGCACCTCGGCGCCCCTGCGCGCCCTCAAACGGCGCCGCGTGCTTTATGAAACCTTTTTCGCCGCGCGCCGCGCCGCGACCAAGACCGAACGCCAACGCATCCTGCGCGAAGCCATTGCCGGGCCGGATTTTCGCAAGCGTGTGCTGGTGCGCGAGGCGCGCGAGCATCTGGAAAATCTGGTGACCCTCGATCGCCACAGCTCCCGGCACCTCAATGTCATCGACGGGCGCTGGGTGCTGCTGGAGCGCGACCGCGACCGCGAAGCGCAACTCCTTGAACTCCTCTATCGCCGCTTCGGCGATCAGGCCCTGCGCGGCGCCCTGGTGCCGGGCGAATTTCACCTCAAACGCAAGGCGCTGTTCGCCGCCCTGCCCGATCTGGTGGCCGAACTGAGCGCCTGCGGCGTCGAATTGCGCCTCGGCGGTCGGCCCGCGCGGCCCGCGCAACTCGACATCAACATCGCCACCACCGCCAAGGATATCGACTGGTTCGAGCTGCGGCCCGAAATCCGCTGCGAGGGTGCGCTGCTCGACGAGAGCCTCTGGCGCCAAGCCTTGGCGGAGGGAATTTTCGCCGCGGGCGGACAACTCCACCTGCTCACCGATCGAGACCGCGAGGCCTTGCGCATCCTGGCGGGCCTGGGCGACGACAAGGCCAGAAAGCGCCGCGAGTTGGTGCGCGTTCCGCGTCTGCACATCCTTGATCTGCTCGCCCTGCGCAAGCTCGGCGCCACCCTGAGACTCGACCCCGAGGACGAGGCCATCCTCAACCGTCTGGAAAACTTCGACGGCCTGCCGTGCGTCCAACTCCCAAAGCTTCAGGCGGCACTGCGCGACTATCAGCAGCGCGGTTACGAGTGGCTCAGCTTTCTCTACCAGCACAAGTTCGGCGCCTGCCTGGCCGACGACATGGGGCTGGGCAAGACCATCCAGGCCATCAGCCTGCTCGCCGCCCTGCACCAACAGTGCCTGCCCGCTCGCGCCGGCGAAGCCCCCCATCTGGTGGTGGTGCCACCCAGCCTGCTGTTCAACTGGGAAAGCGAGATCACGCGTTTCGCTCCGGACCTGCGCACCCTGGTGTATCGCGGTCTGGAGCGAAGCACCGATTTCAGCGGGGTCGATGTGGTGCTCACCAGCTATGAGATCGTGCGGCGCGACATCGAGGCCCTGGCCGCGATCGACTTTCACGTCCTCATCTTCGACGAGGCGCAGGCCGTGAAAAACGTCCATGCCGCCGTCACCGGCGCGGTGCGACGCCTGCGGGGCGCCTTCAAGCTGGCCCTGACCGGAACGCCGGTGGAGAATCATCTGGGCGAATACTGGTCGATCATCGATCTGGTGCTGCCCGGCCTGCTCGGCCCCTACCGGCGCTTCGGCAACGGCCGCGGCGAGACCGATCAGGCCGAGTTGCGCCTGCTCATCGCCCGCACCCGGCCCTTCGTGCTGCGCCGCACCAAGGAAAAGATCGCGGCGGAACTCCCCGACAAGGTCGAAATCGATCTGCATCTCGACCTAACCGACGAGCAGAAAATTCTCTACCAGAACACCGTGGCCGCGGTGCGCGCCGAGGTCGCCGCCGCCTGGCGCGAGCACAACACCGCCCAGGCGCGCATCACCACCCTGGCCGCCCTCACGCGGCTGCGGCGCTTGTGTCTCGACCCGCGTCTGGGCGGTGGCAAGGCCGCGACCGGCGAGGCACCGAAAATCACCGCCCTGTGCGAACATCTCGAGGAGTTGCAGGCCGAGGGCCACAGCACCCTGGTGTTTTCGCAATTCACCAGCTTTCTCGATCTGGTGGAACCGGCGCTGCACCAACGCAACATCCCCTTTGTGCGCCTGGATGGCGGCACGCCCGTGACGCAGCGCCGCAAACTGGTCGAAACCTTCCAGAACAGCCGCGAACCCCTGGTGTTCCTCCTCAGTCTGAAGGCCGGCGGGCGCGGCCTCAACCTGACGCGGGCCACCTACGTCGTGCATCTTGATCCCTGGTGGAACCCGGCGGTGGAAAACCAGGCCTCTGACCGCGCCCACCGCATTGGTCAGACGCGCAAGGTCACGGTGCTGCGCCTGCTCATGCGTCATACCGTGGAAGAAAAGATGATGCTGCTCAAGGAACGCAAGCAGCGCCTGTTTCAGGCCCTGCTCGACGAGGGACGCGACGGCGGCGGCGTGCCGCTGACCCGGGAGGATTTCGAGTTCCTGGTGGGGGAGTGA
- the bamE gene encoding outer membrane protein assembly factor BamE domain-containing protein, with protein MSRTKRFSRILTAAVMGGILLLAVGCATVGRDFSTSGVAAIRIGETTKTDARALFGNPWRTGVEDGRETWTYGHYRYSLFGPAQTRDLVLRFDKEGRVLSYTFNSTYPEDVRR; from the coding sequence ATGTCGCGCACGAAGAGATTTTCTCGGATTCTGACCGCCGCCGTCATGGGCGGTATTCTGCTCCTCGCCGTGGGTTGCGCCACCGTGGGCCGCGATTTTTCCACGAGCGGGGTGGCCGCCATCCGCATCGGTGAAACCACCAAGACCGATGCCCGCGCCCTGTTCGGCAATCCCTGGCGCACCGGCGTGGAAGACGGCCGCGAGACCTGGACCTACGGCCACTACCGCTATTCCCTGTTCGGACCTGCCCAGACGCGCGATCTGGTGCTGCGCTTCGACAAGGAAGGGCGGGTGCTGTCCTACACCTTCAATTCCACCTATCCCGAAGACGTGCGGCGCTGA
- a CDS encoding glycosyltransferase family 2 protein: MPDSVRKYLRNRAVGAPWELRGCRRRDFRGAVVLPALAEEQALPEALRALAANPPELLVQFLILVVVNNRSSTAADFREENQRVLRRLAAPDPSWATLRLAWVDAASPGLELPDKDGVGLARKIGFDLVLTHLDWSGDPLLVSLDADTLVQPDYLPALVAHFRDNPAGGAVIPFQHRRALTPAAQEAIDLYELYLRHYVLGLRLAGSPYAYASVGSALACRASAYVAAGGMNRRTAGEDFYFLQQLAKTGGVAQVRGTLVHPAPRVSTRTPFGTGPSVAALQRGEAGGVRFYSVHSFEVLRRWLELARVLGARPGEEALAAARDLSPVLADFLRRNAFAQVWERLRLQHQGAPARLNKAFHEWFDALKTRQLLFQLCEAHGLWGSAAEILPPLLARAGLESQGNIGTYLALLRGIQNSSSQPEGKEVAYVRQSFASGAGLVPDGSPQGPAQAPHGATRPPG; this comes from the coding sequence TTGCCCGACAGCGTCCGTAAATATCTGCGCAACCGCGCCGTCGGCGCGCCCTGGGAGCTGAGGGGGTGTCGACGGCGCGATTTTCGGGGCGCGGTGGTGCTGCCCGCCCTGGCCGAGGAACAGGCGCTGCCTGAGGCCCTTCGCGCTCTGGCGGCCAATCCCCCGGAGTTGCTGGTGCAATTTCTGATTTTGGTGGTGGTCAACAATCGCAGCAGCACCGCCGCCGATTTTCGCGAGGAAAACCAGCGCGTGCTGCGCCGGCTGGCCGCGCCCGATCCATCCTGGGCCACGCTCCGCCTGGCCTGGGTCGATGCCGCTTCGCCGGGTCTTGAGCTGCCCGACAAGGACGGCGTCGGCCTGGCGCGCAAGATCGGCTTCGACCTCGTTCTGACCCATCTCGACTGGTCAGGCGATCCGCTCCTCGTGTCCCTGGATGCCGATACCCTGGTGCAGCCCGACTATCTGCCCGCCCTGGTCGCGCATTTTCGCGACAACCCGGCGGGCGGCGCCGTCATCCCTTTTCAGCACCGCCGCGCCCTGACGCCCGCCGCCCAAGAGGCCATCGACCTCTACGAACTCTATCTGCGCCACTATGTCCTGGGTCTGCGCCTGGCGGGTTCGCCCTATGCCTATGCCAGCGTCGGCAGCGCCCTGGCCTGCCGCGCTTCGGCTTATGTCGCCGCGGGCGGCATGAATCGGCGCACCGCCGGGGAAGATTTCTATTTTCTCCAACAGCTGGCCAAGACCGGCGGCGTGGCGCAGGTGCGGGGCACCCTGGTGCATCCCGCGCCGCGCGTCTCGACCCGCACGCCCTTCGGCACGGGACCGTCGGTGGCGGCATTGCAGAGGGGCGAGGCGGGCGGGGTGCGCTTCTACTCTGTACACTCCTTCGAGGTGCTGCGCCGCTGGCTGGAGCTGGCCCGCGTCCTCGGTGCGCGGCCCGGCGAGGAAGCGCTCGCCGCCGCGCGGGATTTGTCGCCGGTGCTGGCGGACTTTTTGCGGCGCAATGCTTTCGCCCAGGTCTGGGAGCGGTTGCGCCTTCAGCATCAGGGCGCTCCCGCGCGGTTGAACAAAGCCTTTCATGAGTGGTTCGACGCCCTCAAGACCCGCCAATTGCTGTTTCAGCTCTGCGAGGCCCACGGCCTTTGGGGTTCCGCGGCCGAGATCCTGCCGCCCCTGTTGGCCCGCGCCGGCCTGGAAAGTCAAGGAAATATTGGCACTTATCTTGCTTTGTTAAGAGGGATTCAGAATTCTTCGAGCCAACCCGAGGGCAAGGAGGTCGCCTATGTTCGGCAAAGCTTCGCAAGCGGTGCGGGACTGGTCCCCGACGGATCGCCGCAGGGCCCTGCGCAAGCCCCTCATGGTGCTACGCGCCCGCCTGGATGA
- a CDS encoding PilZ domain-containing protein codes for MVLRARLDDGARVFFGYAKNISGSGIFIATVNPRAVGEQFDIELTLPAPCGLHIAGRCEVVWRRPYSARSDLDPGMGLRFLDLPAEVAAALGSWVEGADESKD; via the coding sequence ATGGTGCTACGCGCCCGCCTGGATGACGGCGCAAGGGTGTTTTTCGGCTACGCCAAGAACATCAGCGGCAGCGGCATTTTCATCGCGACGGTCAATCCCCGTGCCGTCGGCGAGCAGTTCGATATTGAACTGACGCTGCCGGCACCCTGCGGTCTGCACATCGCCGGTCGCTGCGAAGTGGTGTGGCGGCGACCCTACAGTGCCCGCTCCGATCTCGATCCCGGCATGGGTCTGCGCTTTCTCGATCTGCCCGCCGAGGTCGCGGCAGCCCTGGGGAGTTGGGTCGAAGGCGCGGACGAGTCAAAAGACTGA
- a CDS encoding YgaP family membrane protein: protein MIHNVCSRNERIARTLIGIALLGLLFLLPNPVGWLGFFGVVLISTAVLRYCPISHMLGMDSCKMKETHS, encoded by the coding sequence ATGATCCACAACGTGTGCTCGCGCAATGAACGAATCGCTCGTACCCTCATCGGCATCGCACTGCTCGGTTTGCTGTTTCTGCTGCCCAATCCCGTCGGCTGGCTCGGCTTCTTCGGCGTGGTGCTGATTTCCACGGCGGTGCTGCGCTACTGTCCCATCAGCCACATGCTCGGCATGGACAGTTGCAAAATGAAAGAAACCCATTCCTGA